The Tenebrio molitor chromosome 2, icTenMoli1.1, whole genome shotgun sequence DNA segment AgtaaagcaaaacaaaaagaaCACTTTCTTTACCAGTAGCGTCGCTTTTTAAGACACACCTATTATTCCGTTGGCTGAAATTCGCCGTTTTGTTATTGACTGCATGATGGCTGTGGGAGCTCCAAAAAACAATGCTGAAAAATTAGCAGAAAATATTGTCGAAGCTGACTATAGAGGTTTTTATGGTCACGGACTCAACCGTCTAGGTAGAGCGTTCAGGGTAGAAAAACAACTACCACCTAAGGTCATTTTATAGAAATCTACCTAAAGGAAGTTCGGCGTGGAGTTTGCAACGCAGCGGCAGTCCCCAAAGAGTTAAACGAGTCCTACGCAACATCCTGGGTTGATGGAAACAACGGATTGGGCCCAGTAGTAGGTGCATTTTGCATGGATTTAGCTATACAAAAAGCCCAGAAGTTAGGAGTAGGTTTAGTGGTGTGCAAGGGCTCTAATCATTTTGGGATCGCAACTGTATATACCATGCAAGCTTTAAAGAAGGGCTTGATAGGACTGTGCTTTTCTAATACGCCTCCGATGGTAGCTCCACCTAGGaccaaaaatgtaaaattttgcacattcgttcaaaataaaatggtTGATGGTTCGAGGTGTTGCAGATACTTATTGGAACAAATCCTTGGTCAATGGCTGCTCCTGGCATGCGTGGAGACAACTTCATCTTGGACATGGCAACTTCTGTAGTTTCTCGTGGAAGGATTGAAATGCTAAAAATGCACCATATGACTATACCATCTCAATGGGCTGATCCTGTGACAGGAGCTTTATGTCCCTTGGGCGGAACCGAAGACAACTCTTCCTACAAAGGATACGGTCTGGCAATGGTTGCTGAAGTGTTGTGTGGGATACTTTCAGGtgcaactcaatattttttcaaatcattGTTTTGCTAATTTAACACCCCAGGTGGAGCTTACGGCCCCAACATACGTATGCTTGGCCATTTTGACAAAGTGGCAGATCTTGGACACTGTTTTATTGCCATAGATCCAAAATGTTTTGCTCCAGGATTCGATCAAAGGTTAAGTTCTTTCCTGCAGTCTCTTAGACAGGCGCCACGTGTACGATGATTAAACTTTCTAACGAGATTAAATAAAGTTTCTAGTTTTAGATCGATCGTGATAGACCCGTGTGGGTAGCAGGTGACCGTGAAAGACTTCACATGAAGGCTGTAGATGAGGCAAGGGGCCTTAGGTATGTCCAGGAACTACTCGATGCTTGTAGAAGGCTTGCCCAAGAGTTAAAAGTTAAACCATTGCAGCCACTTGCGAATAGATAAACACAATAAAGAACAATAAGCAGATTATGCTGTAACGAAATTTATCTTTTATTTGCTTTATTACTGAATAAGTCTAATCCATCAATAGACAGATAAgattaaatcaaaaaatattataggATTTTGACACTTGATAATGTCACTAAAGTTAGTTTTAGATGTCAAGACATTTTTGTGGCGATCCAAacaccaaattttgaaaatacctC contains these protein-coding regions:
- the LOC138124904 gene encoding uncharacterized oxidoreductase YjmC-like isoform X2 — its product is MSYDPVQPNTPIIPLAEIRRFVIDCMMAVGAPKNNAEKLAENIVEADYRGFYGHGLNRLEIYLKEVRRGVCNAAAVPKELNESYATSWVDGNNGLGPVVGAFCMDLAIQKAQKLGVGLVVCKGSNHFGIATVYTMQALKKGLIGLCFSNTPPMVAPPRTKNILIGTNPWSMAAPGMRGDNFILDMATSVVSRGRIEMLKMHHMTIPSQWADPVTGALCPLGGTEDNSSYKGYGLAMVAEVLCGILSGGAYGPNIRMLGHFDKVADLGHCFIAIDPKCFAPGFDQRLSSFLQSLRQAPRIDRDRPVWVAGDRERLHMKAVDEARGLRYVQELLDACRRLAQELKVKPLQPLANR
- the LOC138124904 gene encoding uncharacterized oxidoreductase YjmC-like isoform X1; protein product: MSYDPVQPNTPIIPLAEIRRFVIDCMMAVGAPKNNAEKLAENIVEADYRGFYGHGLNRLEIYLKEVRRGVCNAAAVPKELNESYATSWVDGNNGLGPVVGAFCMDLAIQKAQKLGVGLVVCKGSNHFGIATVYTMQALKKGLIGLCFSNTPPMVAPPRTKNVLQILIGTNPWSMAAPGMRGDNFILDMATSVVSRGRIEMLKMHHMTIPSQWADPVTGALCPLGGTEDNSSYKGYGLAMVAEVLCGILSGGAYGPNIRMLGHFDKVADLGHCFIAIDPKCFAPGFDQRLSSFLQSLRQAPRIDRDRPVWVAGDRERLHMKAVDEARGLRYVQELLDACRRLAQELKVKPLQPLANR
- the LOC138124904 gene encoding uncharacterized oxidoreductase YjmC-like isoform X5, whose translation is MSYDPVQPNTPIIPLAEIRRFVIDCMMAVGAPKNNAEKLAENIVEADYRGFYGHGLNRLEIYLKEVRRGVCNAAAVPKELNESYATSWVDGNNGLGPVVGAFCMDLAIQKAQKLGVGLVVCKGSNHFGIATVYTMQALKKGLIGLCFSNTPPMVAPPRTKNVLQILIGTNPWSMAAPGMRGDNFILDMATSVVSRGRIEMLKMHHMTIPSQWADPVTGALCPLGGTEDNSSYKGYGLAMVAEVLCGILSGGAYGPNIRMLGHFDKVADLGHCFIAIDPKCFAPGFDQSF
- the LOC138124904 gene encoding uncharacterized oxidoreductase YjmC-like isoform X3, giving the protein MSYDPVQPNTPIIPLAEIRRFVIDCMMAVGAPKNNAEKLAENIVEADYRGFYGHGLNRLEIYLKEVRRGVCNAAAVPKELNESYATSWVDGNNGLGPVVGAFCMDLAIQKAQKLGVGLVVCKGSNHFGIATVYTMQALKKGLIGLCFSNTPPMVAPPRTKNVLQILIGTNPWSMAAPGMRGDNFILDMATSVVSRGRIEMLKMHHMTIPSQWADPVTGALCPLGGTEDNSSYKGYGLAMVAEVLCGILSGGAYGPNIRMLGHFDKVADLGHCFIAIDPKCFAPGFDQSFRSIVIDPCG
- the LOC138124904 gene encoding uncharacterized oxidoreductase YjmC-like isoform X4, producing the protein MSYDPVQPNTPIIPLAEIRRFVIDCMMAVGAPKNNAEKLAENIVEADYRGFYGHGLNRLEIYLKEVRRGVCNAAAVPKELNESYATSWVDGNNGLGPVVGAFCMDLAIQKAQKLGVGLVVCKGSNHFGIATVYTMQALKKGLIGLCFSNTPPMVAPPRTKNVLQILIGTNPWSMAAPGMRGDNFILDMATSVVSRGRIEMLKMHHMTIPSQWADPVTGALCPLGGTEDNSSYKGYGLAMVAEVLCGILSGGAYGPNIRMLGHFDKVADLGHCFIAIDPKCFAPGFDQRSIVIDPCG